The proteins below come from a single Bacteroidia bacterium genomic window:
- a CDS encoding tetratricopeptide repeat protein — protein sequence MLYSIVMSRAFQACSRIWMGIVLLVVLGYPMAQAQKTSIYLDAESDFKTGVELFQKEKYTSSQRQFEKFLRKPIPAHHSDDIRATAEYYVAACTYENFNKDAEIRLLNFIQANPSSPKVNNAKFLLGKLNYRNKDYKNTLIWLGQVDVYKLSDVEQAEYYFKSGYAHFQNEDYDKAKGSFKEVKDFSTKYGAPSLYYYSHIIYTEKKYETAYLGFKKLEEDEVFAPIVPFYMAQILYLQEKYDELIAYAPPLLKSSNTKRTPEIAKILGEAYYRQGKYQESISYLEQFQEKSGRSSRMDRYQLGYAYYMTKNYPDAVKNFETVVNSDDSLTQLANYHTGDCYLKMGNKPFARNSFKLAAKPDFYRDIKEDALFNYAKLAYDLSYNPYNEAIVALEDYLKKFPDSPRHNEVYDFLTEIYVSTRNYDAALASMDKINPKSSKLQLTYQKVAYYRGIEHFQNSDYPSSIELLDKSMAFPMDKTMVAEATFWKGDAYYRLGNYGLAKKFYQEYLNLGEDIQGDLYPMAEYGLGYCFFKEEKYTASSEHFRKFIKVKGEIQDKTVADACLRTGDCHYAVRDFGGAIDYYDKAIRIGKQDVDYAMFQVALCYGVQGKFNSKMEMLKALLQQDKTRFRADASYELAETYLLQEDYVNAEKYYQLLLKENPDSRFAKSALLGVALIYYNSNQDDKALPAFKKVIESYPGTPEANEAILKIQKIYVDNGDIDQFEEYTKSRNITGIAQSRLDSATYETAEKLFLKSEFAKASATFGTYLKKFPNGFFFLKALFGKAESDYNTKQLDSAYVSYHKISQLPKNDFTEKSLVRSAGILYNQGKYGEAATSYAILEEAGEIPENLLMARTYLMRCYEKLKNWEKADLYATILLKEPKLSPEVSMESKLVIANSSLERKQFEKALLDFEVVRRNNLSKTGAEAEYNIAYIQYVLDRNKDCEKSCFDLINNFPSYETWLAKGFLLLSDNYLKMNDTYQAKFALQSMIENSDDIEAVKVAKEKLTAIIAMEEKANQPKAEQPMEIQMKPEDEGLEVLPEIKNE from the coding sequence ATGTTGTATTCAATAGTTATGTCGCGTGCTTTCCAAGCCTGTAGCAGGATTTGGATGGGAATAGTCCTGTTGGTGGTGCTGGGCTATCCGATGGCTCAAGCCCAAAAAACAAGCATATACCTGGATGCTGAAAGTGACTTTAAAACAGGGGTAGAGCTTTTTCAAAAGGAGAAATATACTTCTTCTCAGCGTCAGTTCGAAAAGTTTTTACGTAAGCCTATTCCTGCACACCACAGCGATGATATTCGGGCTACAGCGGAATATTATGTTGCAGCCTGTACCTATGAAAATTTTAATAAGGATGCAGAAATAAGGCTATTGAATTTTATTCAAGCTAATCCTTCAAGCCCAAAAGTGAATAATGCCAAATTTTTACTTGGGAAGTTGAACTATCGAAATAAGGATTATAAGAATACCTTAATTTGGTTGGGACAGGTAGATGTTTACAAGTTAAGCGATGTGGAGCAAGCCGAGTATTACTTTAAAAGTGGGTATGCTCATTTTCAAAACGAGGATTATGACAAAGCTAAAGGTAGTTTCAAGGAAGTAAAGGATTTTAGTACCAAATATGGAGCCCCTTCCTTGTATTATTATTCACATATTATTTATACCGAGAAGAAATATGAAACAGCTTATTTAGGATTTAAAAAATTGGAAGAGGATGAGGTATTTGCACCCATTGTTCCATTTTATATGGCTCAGATTTTATATTTACAAGAGAAGTATGATGAGCTTATTGCCTATGCTCCGCCTTTGTTGAAATCAAGCAATACCAAACGTACACCTGAAATTGCCAAAATATTAGGGGAGGCCTATTATAGACAAGGAAAGTACCAGGAAAGTATTTCGTATTTAGAGCAGTTTCAGGAAAAATCCGGAAGAAGCAGTCGAATGGATCGCTACCAGTTGGGATATGCCTATTACATGACGAAAAATTATCCGGATGCAGTTAAGAATTTTGAAACGGTTGTGAATTCGGATGATAGCTTAACACAATTAGCCAATTATCATACAGGGGATTGTTATTTGAAAATGGGGAATAAGCCATTTGCCAGAAACTCTTTTAAGCTAGCTGCCAAACCTGATTTTTACAGAGATATTAAAGAAGATGCTTTGTTTAATTATGCCAAGTTGGCCTATGACCTAAGTTACAATCCATACAATGAAGCCATTGTTGCTTTAGAAGATTATTTGAAGAAATTTCCGGATAGTCCAAGACACAATGAAGTATATGATTTTCTCACTGAAATTTATGTAAGTACTCGAAATTACGATGCCGCCTTGGCATCTATGGACAAGATAAACCCTAAAAGTTCTAAGTTGCAATTAACCTACCAAAAGGTGGCCTATTATCGTGGAATTGAGCATTTTCAAAACAGTGATTATCCATCTTCAATAGAGTTGCTTGACAAATCGATGGCTTTTCCAATGGATAAAACCATGGTTGCGGAGGCTACTTTTTGGAAGGGAGATGCCTATTATCGCTTGGGTAACTACGGTTTGGCAAAAAAGTTCTATCAGGAATACCTCAATTTGGGTGAGGATATCCAAGGCGATCTTTATCCAATGGCTGAATATGGTTTAGGCTATTGCTTTTTTAAAGAAGAAAAATATACGGCTTCTTCTGAACATTTCAGAAAGTTTATCAAAGTGAAGGGCGAAATTCAAGATAAAACTGTTGCAGATGCTTGCTTAAGAACCGGCGATTGTCATTATGCAGTCAGAGATTTTGGAGGGGCCATAGATTACTATGATAAAGCAATACGGATTGGAAAACAAGATGTAGATTATGCCATGTTTCAAGTAGCATTATGTTATGGGGTTCAAGGCAAGTTTAATAGCAAAATGGAAATGTTGAAAGCCTTATTGCAACAAGATAAAACCAGGTTTAGGGCAGATGCCAGTTATGAACTTGCAGAGACCTACTTGTTACAAGAGGATTATGTGAATGCAGAGAAGTATTATCAATTGCTTTTGAAAGAAAATCCGGATAGTAGATTTGCAAAATCTGCCTTGTTAGGCGTGGCTTTAATCTATTACAACAGCAACCAGGACGACAAGGCCTTGCCGGCATTTAAAAAGGTAATTGAATCTTATCCGGGTACTCCGGAGGCCAATGAAGCCATATTAAAGATTCAGAAAATTTATGTTGATAACGGAGACATTGATCAATTTGAGGAATATACAAAGAGCAGAAATATAACCGGGATTGCTCAAAGCAGGTTAGATAGTGCCACTTATGAAACAGCAGAAAAGTTGTTTTTAAAATCAGAATTTGCAAAGGCCTCTGCAACATTTGGAACCTACCTGAAGAAATTTCCTAATGGATTCTTTTTCTTGAAAGCCTTATTTGGTAAAGCAGAAAGCGATTACAATACTAAACAATTGGATTCTGCCTATGTTTCATACCATAAAATAAGCCAGTTGCCCAAAAATGATTTTACCGAAAAATCTCTGGTTCGATCTGCAGGTATCTTGTACAACCAGGGAAAATATGGAGAGGCTGCAACCTCTTATGCAATTTTGGAGGAAGCAGGTGAAATTCCAGAGAACCTATTAATGGCTAGAACCTATTTAATGCGTTGTTATGAGAAACTGAAGAACTGGGAGAAGGCCGATTTATATGCTACCATTCTATTAAAGGAGCCCAAATTGTCACCGGAAGTAAGCATGGAATCTAAACTTGTAATTGCAAATTCTTCCTTGGAACGAAAGCAATTTGAAAAGGCACTTTTGGATTTCGAAGTGGTAAGAAGAAATAACTTATCTAAAACAGGAGCAGAGGCAGAGTATAATATCGCTTATATTCAATATGTATTAGACAGGAACAAGGATTGTGAGAAATCTTGTTTTGATTTGATTAATAATTTCCCTTCTTATGAAACCTGGTTAGCAAAGGGCTTTTTATTGTTGTCTGATAATTATTTAAAAATGAATGATACCTACCAGGCTAAGTTTGCTTTGCAAAGTATGATTGAAAACAGCGACGATATAGAAGCGGTAAAAGTGGCAAAAGAAAAATTAACGGCCATTATCGCTATGGAGGAGAAAGCAAACCAGCCCAAGGCTGAACAACCAATGGAAATCCAAATGAAACCGGAGGATGAAGGTTTGGAAGTATTACCAGAAATAAAAAATGAATAA